In Palaemon carinicauda isolate YSFRI2023 chromosome 14, ASM3689809v2, whole genome shotgun sequence, the following proteins share a genomic window:
- the LOC137652793 gene encoding uncharacterized protein, with protein sequence MQSMSCAPVILQSDNGSEFTAQIITELRSMWPELSIVHGKPRHPQSQGSVERANGDIKDMLVAWMADNNSTDWGTGIKFVQFSKNSAYHAGIKRSPYAAMFGVNARQETDANEPETEAEADINEPEREPPKAEMNESEQEPEPLSQHQTNLDQLHNSISSQRLAASESQSQQAERMVKRSRTELVAGEIGDNIALPIPLVDRGRGDPRNILGVIVSRSINDQYRVATKSDILKGSYSRNQFDIFPERLLKESDINNDIEISLREAVIKSSISGGQGFVKCSCNGPKNVKQTDANVSNLNSYAIVDATIASTV encoded by the exons ATGCAGTCTATGTCAT GTGCTCCTGTAATCCTTCAATCCGACAATGGTTCTGAGTTTACAGCTCAGATTATTACTGAACTACGTTCTATGTGGCCTGAATTGTCAATCGTTCACGGCAAGCCTagacacccacagagccaaggctcTGTTGAGCGAGCAAACGGTGACATAAAAGACATGCTTGTAGCGTGGATGGCTGACAACAACTCAACGGACTGGGGTACAGGCatcaaatttgttcagttttccaaaAATTCGGCTTACCATGCAGGGATCAAAAGAAGTCCATATGCTGCAATGTTCGGTGTGAATGCCCGA CAAGAAACAGATGCCAACGAGCCTGAAACAGAAGCAGAAGCTGATATCAATGAACCCGAGCGAGAACCACCCAAAGCTGAAATGAATGAGTCTGAACAAGAGCCAGAGCCACTATCCCAGCATCAAACGAACCTGGATCAACTTCATAACAGCATCAGCTCCCAACGATTAGCAGCAAGTGAATCTCAGAGTCAacaagcagaacgtatggttaaGAGGAGCCGAACAGAATTAGTAGCAGGTGAGATAGGAGACAACATTGCTCTTCCGATTCCATTGGTTGATCGAGGTCGTGGAGACCCAAGGAACATCCTAGGTGTTATTGTGAGTAGGAGCATAAACGACCAATACAGAGTGGCCACCAAAAGTGATATTCTAAAAGGAAGCTATTCCAGGAATCAGTTTGACATTTTTCCTGAGAGATTGCTGAAAGAAAGTGACATTAACAATGACATTGAAATTTCTCTCCGAGAAGCTGTTATCAAATCCTCTATCAGTGGAGGACAAGGTTTTGTTAAGTGTTCATGCAATGGTCCCAAAAATGTCAAACAAACAGATGCAAATGTTTCAAATCTAAACAGCTATGCAATAGTAGATGCCACAATAGCCTcaactgtgtaa